In the genome of Longimicrobium sp., the window GCGTCGCCGCCGGACGCTCGTCCTCGTCGTCGTCGCGGGCGGCGGGCTGAGCGGGGGCGCGGGCGCCGGCGGGAAGACGGAGGACGGTGCCGACTTCCAGCGTCTCGCCGAGATCGGGATTCAGCGCGCGCAGCTGCGCCGTCGTCACCGCGTAGCGCCGCGCGATGCCGTACAGCGTCTCGCCCGACGCCACGGTGTGCGTGCGCGGCCGCGACGTGGTGCGGCGTGTCGTCGCGGTGTCGCGCGATGCCGTCGTCCGGCGCGTCGCCGCCGTCGTGTCTCCGCGCGCCGCGCGGCGGCCGGACGCGGCGGTGTCGCGAGATGCGGTGCGGCCGGTGCGGCGATTCGATGAGGCGCTGTCGGCGGAGGCGCGGCGGGAGCGCGGGGGCGGCGCGGCGGAGTCGGCGGCCTCGTCGGACGAGGCGGTGTCGGCGAGCGCGACGGCGCTGTCGCCCTCCTCCTCGTCGGCGCTGTCGGCGGTCGCGGCGGCGGCCAGGCGGCGCGCGCGGACGCTGTCGGCGGAGAGCCAGACCACGTCGTGCGCGGGGGGACGGGGCGCGACCTGGCCGCTCGTCTCCACCGCGAACGGCTGCGCCCAGCGCTGGGGGCGGGCCGGGCGCGCCGCGCTGCTGTCGTCGGAGATCGTGACCGTATCCGCCGGCATCCCCAGGCGGATGGTGTCGCGCGGGGCGGTGTCCTGCGCGCGCGCGGCCGCCGGCGCGGCCAGCGCCCCGGTGGCGAGCAGGATCGGGATCAGGCGTGCGCGCATGGAGATCGGCATCAGGCGGGGCGCTCGGTGCGGCGGTGGCGGATGAACTCCACCAGCATGGGGAGCACCGAGACGAAGATCACGGCCAGGATCACTACCATGAAGTTCTCCTTGACCGCCGGGATGTTCCCGAAGAAGTAGCCGCCCAGCAGGAACATGCTGATCCACAGCAGCGACCCGCCCGCGCTGAACGCCAGGAAGCGCGGATACGGCATCTTCGACGCGCCCGCCACGAACGGCGCGTAGGTGCGCACGATGGGAACGAAGCGGGCGAGAACGATCGCGCGGCCGCCGTACTTCGCGTAGAACGCTTCCGTGCGGTGGAGGTACTTCGTCTTCAGGATCCTCGCGTCGTCCTTGAACACGGCGCGGCCCAGGCGGTGGCCCACCCAGTAGTTCACGTTGTCGCCGCAGAACACCGCCACCATCAGGCAGGGAAGGAGCACCCACACGTTCAGCCCGCCGCCCGCCGCCGCCAGCGCGCCCGCGGCGAAGAGGAGCGAGTCGCCGGGGAGGATGGGCGTCACCACCAGCCCGGTCTCGCAGAACAGGATCAGCGAAAGGATGCCGTAGATCCACCCGCCGTAGTCGCGGGTCAGCTCGGCCAGGTGGGTGTCGAGGTGGAGGATGAAGTCGATCAGCGTCTGCACTCTGGTGCCGTCTCTCCCGGCCGCCGGGCCGTCCGCGGGGTCAGCGGTCGGGCGGAAGCGGCGCCTCCACCCGGTTGATGTACGGCCGG includes:
- a CDS encoding LysM peptidoglycan-binding domain-containing protein: MPISMRARLIPILLATGALAAPAAARAQDTAPRDTIRLGMPADTVTISDDSSAARPARPQRWAQPFAVETSGQVAPRPPAHDVVWLSADSVRARRLAAAATADSADEEEGDSAVALADTASSDEAADSAAPPPRSRRASADSASSNRRTGRTASRDTAASGRRAARGDTTAATRRTTASRDTATTRRTTSRPRTHTVASGETLYGIARRYAVTTAQLRALNPDLGETLEVGTVLRLPAGARAPAQPAARDDDEDERPAATPRRTTTARDTATRRTPARGRRTHTVAAGETLFGIARRYGVSVDAIRAANRLEGDRVRIGQTLVIPPKPQG
- a CDS encoding DedA family protein; translation: MQTLIDFILHLDTHLAELTRDYGGWIYGILSLILFCETGLVVTPILPGDSLLFAAGALAAAGGGLNVWVLLPCLMVAVFCGDNVNYWVGHRLGRAVFKDDARILKTKYLHRTEAFYAKYGGRAIVLARFVPIVRTYAPFVAGASKMPYPRFLAFSAGGSLLWISMFLLGGYFFGNIPAVKENFMVVILAVIFVSVLPMLVEFIRHRRTERPA